The Lagopus muta isolate bLagMut1 chromosome 4, bLagMut1 primary, whole genome shotgun sequence genome has a window encoding:
- the PURG gene encoding purine-rich element-binding protein gamma isoform X2, giving the protein MERGRGGGGGGGGRNVGGSGLHRSIYSQSQQQYHYTAPSQGGCMEIQELASKRVDIQKKRFYLDVKQSSRGRFLKIAEVWIGRGRQDNIRKSKLTLSLSVAAELKDCLGDFIEHYAHLGLKSGHRHEHSNGKEQHSRQRQQHPPPSPSGSVGSEEHPHSVLKTEYIERDNRKYYLDLKENQRGRFLRIRQTMSRGPGMIGYFGHSLGQEQTIVLPAQGMIEFRDALVQLIEEYGEGDMEDRRGGGDEPPELPEGTSFRVDNKRFYFDVGSNRCSFLPLRVGISFFGKVKLNTFCCTAHIRPECNA; this is encoded by the exons agagggagaggaggaggaggaggcggaggaggaAGGAACGTGGGAGGCTCCGGCCTGCACAGGAGCATCTATTCCCAGTCCCAGCAGCAGTACCATTACACGGCCCCCTCTCAGGGGGGCTGCATGGAGATCCAGGAGCTGGCCTCCAAGAGGGTGGACATCCAGAAGAAGCGATTTTATCTGGATGTGAAGCAGAGCTCCCGGGGCCGATTCCTGAAGATCGCAGAGGTCTGGATTGGGAGAGGCAGGCAGGACAACATCAGGAAAAGCAAGCTGACACTCTCCCTGTCCGTGGCCGCCGAGCTGAAGGACTGCCTGGGTGATTTCATTGAGCACTACGCCCACCTGGGCCTGAAAAGTGGCCACAGGCATGAGCACAGCAATGGCAAGGAGCAGCACTCGAGGCAGCGCCAGCAGCACCCGCCGCCCTCACCCTCGGGCTCTGTGGGCTCTGAAGAGCACCCTCATAGCGTCCTCAAAACAGAGTACATCGAGAGGgacaacagaaaatattaccTTGACCTGAAGGAGAATCAGCGGGGCCGCTTCTTGCGGATCAGGCAGACGATGAGCCGGGGACCTGGCATGATTGGTTATTTTGGCCACAGCTTGGGACAGGAGCAGACTATTGTCCTTCCGGCGCAAGGGATGATCGAGTTCAGGGATGCTTTGGTCCAGCTGATTGAAGAATACGGCGAGGGGGACATGGAGGATCGCAGGGGTGGGGGAGATGAGCCCCCTGAGCTCCCTGAGGGCACCTCCTTTCGGGTGGACAACAAGAGGTTCTACTTTGATGTGGGATCCAACAG gtgTAGTTTTTTGCCCCTCCGAGTTGGCATCTCGTTCTTCGGGAAGGTAAAGTTAAACACTTTCTGCTGCACGGCACACATAAGGCCTGAATGTAATGCATAG
- the PURG gene encoding purine-rich element-binding protein gamma isoform X4, with product MERGRGGGGGGGGRNVGGSGLHRSIYSQSQQQYHYTAPSQGGCMEIQELASKRVDIQKKRFYLDVKQSSRGRFLKIAEVWIGRGRQDNIRKSKLTLSLSVAAELKDCLGDFIEHYAHLGLKSGHRHEHSNGKEQHSRQRQQHPPPSPSGSVGSEEHPHSVLKTEYIERDNRKYYLDLKENQRGRFLRIRQTMSRGPGMIGYFGHSLGQEQTIVLPAQGMIEFRDALVQLIEEYGEGDMEDRRGGGDEPPELPEGTSFRVDNKRFYFDVGSNRKKKHFSVIPCDGYFCAGTRCFSSTCK from the exons agagggagaggaggaggaggaggcggaggaggaAGGAACGTGGGAGGCTCCGGCCTGCACAGGAGCATCTATTCCCAGTCCCAGCAGCAGTACCATTACACGGCCCCCTCTCAGGGGGGCTGCATGGAGATCCAGGAGCTGGCCTCCAAGAGGGTGGACATCCAGAAGAAGCGATTTTATCTGGATGTGAAGCAGAGCTCCCGGGGCCGATTCCTGAAGATCGCAGAGGTCTGGATTGGGAGAGGCAGGCAGGACAACATCAGGAAAAGCAAGCTGACACTCTCCCTGTCCGTGGCCGCCGAGCTGAAGGACTGCCTGGGTGATTTCATTGAGCACTACGCCCACCTGGGCCTGAAAAGTGGCCACAGGCATGAGCACAGCAATGGCAAGGAGCAGCACTCGAGGCAGCGCCAGCAGCACCCGCCGCCCTCACCCTCGGGCTCTGTGGGCTCTGAAGAGCACCCTCATAGCGTCCTCAAAACAGAGTACATCGAGAGGgacaacagaaaatattaccTTGACCTGAAGGAGAATCAGCGGGGCCGCTTCTTGCGGATCAGGCAGACGATGAGCCGGGGACCTGGCATGATTGGTTATTTTGGCCACAGCTTGGGACAGGAGCAGACTATTGTCCTTCCGGCGCAAGGGATGATCGAGTTCAGGGATGCTTTGGTCCAGCTGATTGAAGAATACGGCGAGGGGGACATGGAGGATCGCAGGGGTGGGGGAGATGAGCCCCCTGAGCTCCCTGAGGGCACCTCCTTTCGGGTGGACAACAAGAGGTTCTACTTTGATGTGGGATCCAACAG aaaaaagaaacatttctctgtCATCCCATGTGATGGATATTTTTGTGCAGGGACAAGATGCTTCTCATCTACATGTAAATAA
- the PURG gene encoding purine-rich element-binding protein gamma isoform X3: MERGRGGGGGGGGRNVGGSGLHRSIYSQSQQQYHYTAPSQGGCMEIQELASKRVDIQKKRFYLDVKQSSRGRFLKIAEVWIGRGRQDNIRKSKLTLSLSVAAELKDCLGDFIEHYAHLGLKSGHRHEHSNGKEQHSRQRQQHPPPSPSGSVGSEEHPHSVLKTEYIERDNRKYYLDLKENQRGRFLRIRQTMSRGPGMIGYFGHSLGQEQTIVLPAQGMIEFRDALVQLIEEYGEGDMEDRRGGGDEPPELPEGTSFRVDNKRFYFDVGSNRYPKAWVNQECLMERKIHILADKPQKLLVI; encoded by the exons agagggagaggaggaggaggaggcggaggaggaAGGAACGTGGGAGGCTCCGGCCTGCACAGGAGCATCTATTCCCAGTCCCAGCAGCAGTACCATTACACGGCCCCCTCTCAGGGGGGCTGCATGGAGATCCAGGAGCTGGCCTCCAAGAGGGTGGACATCCAGAAGAAGCGATTTTATCTGGATGTGAAGCAGAGCTCCCGGGGCCGATTCCTGAAGATCGCAGAGGTCTGGATTGGGAGAGGCAGGCAGGACAACATCAGGAAAAGCAAGCTGACACTCTCCCTGTCCGTGGCCGCCGAGCTGAAGGACTGCCTGGGTGATTTCATTGAGCACTACGCCCACCTGGGCCTGAAAAGTGGCCACAGGCATGAGCACAGCAATGGCAAGGAGCAGCACTCGAGGCAGCGCCAGCAGCACCCGCCGCCCTCACCCTCGGGCTCTGTGGGCTCTGAAGAGCACCCTCATAGCGTCCTCAAAACAGAGTACATCGAGAGGgacaacagaaaatattaccTTGACCTGAAGGAGAATCAGCGGGGCCGCTTCTTGCGGATCAGGCAGACGATGAGCCGGGGACCTGGCATGATTGGTTATTTTGGCCACAGCTTGGGACAGGAGCAGACTATTGTCCTTCCGGCGCAAGGGATGATCGAGTTCAGGGATGCTTTGGTCCAGCTGATTGAAGAATACGGCGAGGGGGACATGGAGGATCGCAGGGGTGGGGGAGATGAGCCCCCTGAGCTCCCTGAGGGCACCTCCTTTCGGGTGGACAACAAGAGGTTCTACTTTGATGTGGGATCCAACAG GTATCCAAAGGCTTGGGTAAACCAGGAGTGTCTGATGGAGAGGAAAATACATATTCTTGCAGATAAGCCTCAAAAGCTGCTCGTGATCTAA
- the PURG gene encoding purine-rich element-binding protein gamma isoform X1, with product MERGRGGGGGGGGRNVGGSGLHRSIYSQSQQQYHYTAPSQGGCMEIQELASKRVDIQKKRFYLDVKQSSRGRFLKIAEVWIGRGRQDNIRKSKLTLSLSVAAELKDCLGDFIEHYAHLGLKSGHRHEHSNGKEQHSRQRQQHPPPSPSGSVGSEEHPHSVLKTEYIERDNRKYYLDLKENQRGRFLRIRQTMSRGPGMIGYFGHSLGQEQTIVLPAQGMIEFRDALVQLIEEYGEGDMEDRRGGGDEPPELPEGTSFRVDNKRFYFDVGSNRYGIFLKVSEVRPPYRNTITVPYKAWTRFGENFIKYEEEMRRICNSHKEKRMDIRGDSGEEQEGLE from the coding sequence agagggagaggaggaggaggaggcggaggaggaAGGAACGTGGGAGGCTCCGGCCTGCACAGGAGCATCTATTCCCAGTCCCAGCAGCAGTACCATTACACGGCCCCCTCTCAGGGGGGCTGCATGGAGATCCAGGAGCTGGCCTCCAAGAGGGTGGACATCCAGAAGAAGCGATTTTATCTGGATGTGAAGCAGAGCTCCCGGGGCCGATTCCTGAAGATCGCAGAGGTCTGGATTGGGAGAGGCAGGCAGGACAACATCAGGAAAAGCAAGCTGACACTCTCCCTGTCCGTGGCCGCCGAGCTGAAGGACTGCCTGGGTGATTTCATTGAGCACTACGCCCACCTGGGCCTGAAAAGTGGCCACAGGCATGAGCACAGCAATGGCAAGGAGCAGCACTCGAGGCAGCGCCAGCAGCACCCGCCGCCCTCACCCTCGGGCTCTGTGGGCTCTGAAGAGCACCCTCATAGCGTCCTCAAAACAGAGTACATCGAGAGGgacaacagaaaatattaccTTGACCTGAAGGAGAATCAGCGGGGCCGCTTCTTGCGGATCAGGCAGACGATGAGCCGGGGACCTGGCATGATTGGTTATTTTGGCCACAGCTTGGGACAGGAGCAGACTATTGTCCTTCCGGCGCAAGGGATGATCGAGTTCAGGGATGCTTTGGTCCAGCTGATTGAAGAATACGGCGAGGGGGACATGGAGGATCGCAGGGGTGGGGGAGATGAGCCCCCTGAGCTCCCTGAGGGCACCTCCTTTCGGGTGGACAACAAGAGGTTCTACTTTGATGTGGGATCCAACAGGTATGGCATTTTTCTGAAGGTAAGTGAGGTGAGACCACCCTACCGTAACACCATCACAGTTCCATACAAAGCATGGACAAGGTTTGGGGAAAATTTTATCAAGTATGAAGAAGAGATGAGGAGAATTTGCAACagccataaagaaaaaaggatggaTATCAGAGGGGACAGTGGTGAAGAGCAAGAGGGTCTCGAATAG